Genomic window (Candidatus Angelobacter sp.):
TCACGTAGTGGGACACCGACGCTGAACAGTTGACGCTGGAAATCACTGCGATGTAATTGCGGGTCCCCACACGTCCGCCGGGACGCGCGTAGCCTTGAAATTGACGCTTCTTCTCCGCCGGATAGTAGTCCACAGGCCTGGCTTCGGCGCAAAACTGATAGTCTCGCGAGAAATCCTTCATTACGAGATTATGGGTGTGTACATGGTCGCCTGCGGTAATATTTCCCCGGGCAAACCCGATGACCTGGCCGTACTTTTTCACCGGTGTGCCGTCGGCAATCGAAGTGAGGGCGATTTTGTGGCCGGCCGGAATGTCGCGGCCCACGGTGAGACGAATCGAGTCATTGAACAACTCCGTACCGGCGCGGACCGACCGCTTGATCACTGCGACGTCGTCGGTCGCGCGGAGTAATAATGCAACGGTATCGAATCTTTCTTCTTTGGCCATACGTTGACTGCTCGCGTTCGGCGCCAGCGAAGTAATGCGCGAATTTAAGTCATCGCCTGTGCCGAGTTCGATCAAACCATACAGCCGACATGTTTTCGTTGTCGAATGTCAAAAGAGTGTGGGTCCGGACTTGAGGGTCTCTTGACTTGCCCGTTAGCGCGGCGATATATTACGAACATCGAAGGAAAACATTTCGCGGTGGATTTGGAAAACCTCGATCTCAAACACGGTCAAAGATAACTCTACGAAGTTATGAAAGCAAAGATCTCTATGTTGGTGAGCTTTATTGTCGTCCTCACGGCCTCCGCTCAGGGCACGGTCAACTTTGCGAACACTGCGACTTCTCTTCTCATTGAGGGGCTCGGAGGTCCTCCAGTTCCGGTTGGTCAATTTACGGTAGAGCTTCTGTATTGGGCTTCCGATCCAGGCGCAACGACTTGGAGTTCAAGCATAGCCGGATTAACCTCGATAAAGACCAGCGCTAATTTTGTGAGCCCGGGTCGCTTCATTGGCGGTGTGGCGACCACACCAGCCACGACGGCGGGTGGTGCTACTGCATGGTTTGCGGTTGTGGCATGGCAAACCAGTTTTGGATCTTACGATGCCGCCGTCACAGGCGGTGGGTTTTACGGTTATACTGGCGCATTCCAGAACGCGACTGGAAACCCTAATGCGGTTCCGCCCGGCCCAGCGGCGGCATTGAATGTTTTCACTGGAAACAACAATATACTACTGGTTCCCGAGCCGTCGATATTGTGGCTCAGTGCCGTTGGCGCGGCCGGGATGCTGTCGTTCCGTGGTCGAAAGACAACCATCAACAAGGGCTAGGTATGGAAAGCCTTTTCTCTTTTTTGGCAAGCTTCGCTGTCGCCCTCACGGGCTCCGGTCACGGCACGGTCAACTTTGCCAATACGTTCTTGCCATCCTTATCATGAAGCGCTGGGGATACCGACAGGATTGGACGGCCACCCAATCGACGTTGGTTAGTTCACTGTCGAGCTTCTGTATTGGCCAGCGGATCCGGGAGCGGTGAACCTGAACTCAAGCACAACCGGAATAACTTCGATAAAGACGAGCGCTAACTTCATT
Coding sequences:
- a CDS encoding PEP-CTERM sorting domain-containing protein, whose amino-acid sequence is MKAKISMLVSFIVVLTASAQGTVNFANTATSLLIEGLGGPPVPVGQFTVELLYWASDPGATTWSSSIAGLTSIKTSANFVSPGRFIGGVATTPATTAGGATAWFAVVAWQTSFGSYDAAVTGGGFYGYTGAFQNATGNPNAVPPGPAAALNVFTGNNNILLVPEPSILWLSAVGAAGMLSFRGRKTTINKG